The Sorex araneus isolate mSorAra2 chromosome 5, mSorAra2.pri, whole genome shotgun sequence genome has a segment encoding these proteins:
- the DR1 gene encoding protein Dr1, which yields MASSSGNDDDLTIPRAAINKMIKETLPNVRVANDARELVVNCCTEFIHLISSEANEICNKSEKKTISPEHVIQALESLGFGSYISEVKEVLQECKTVALKRRKASSRLENLGIPEEELLRQQQELFAKARQQQAELAQQEWLQMQQAAQQAQLAAASASASNQAGSSQDEEDDDDI from the exons ATGGCTTCCTCGTCCGGCAACGACGACGACCTCACGATCCCCCGAGCTGCCATCAATAAGATGATCAAAGAGACGCTCCCGAACGTGCGGGTGGCCAACGACGCCCGCGAGCTGGTGGTGAACTGCTGCACCGAGTTCATCCACCTCATCTCGTCCGAGGCCAACGAGATCTGCAACAAATCGGAGAAGAAGACCATCTCGCCCGAGCACGTCATCCAAG CACTAGAAAGTTTGGGCTTTGGTTCCTACATCAGTGAAGTAAAAGAAGTTTTGCAAGAATGTAAGACGGTggcattaaaaagaagaaaggcaaGTTCTCGTTTGGAAAACCTTGGCATTCCTGAAGAAGAGTTATTGAGACAACAACAGGAATTATTTGCAAAA GCCAGACAGCAGCAAGCAGAATTGGCCCAACAGGAATGGCTTCAAATGCAGCAGGCTGCCCAACAAGCCCAGCTTGCTGCTGCCTCAGCCAGTGCATCCAACCAAGCGGGATCTTCTCAggatgaagaagatgatgatgatatctgA